A stretch of the Vitis riparia cultivar Riparia Gloire de Montpellier isolate 1030 chromosome 13, EGFV_Vit.rip_1.0, whole genome shotgun sequence genome encodes the following:
- the LOC117928098 gene encoding adenylosuccinate lyase-like, which yields MEFGASSRVLNPNQRSLFNPISSYHKSIGLFCSYNPHHPSNVSFHISAANSRRDCICKAIVKDNSIKSEKGKRMPGEYSHDFELTSLTALSPLDGRYWSKVKDLAPYMSEYGLIRFRVLVEIKWLLKLSQIPEVTEVPQFSKEAQSYLQGLVDGFSMGDALEVKNIEKVTNHDVKAVEYFLKQKCQSHPEIAKVLEFFHFACTSEDINNLAHALMLKEAMNTVIFPVMDELINVICNMAKDNAHIAMLSRTHGQPASPTTLGKEMAIFAVRLSRERQDISQVEIMGKFAGAVGNYNAHLIAYPDINWPQIAEEFVKSLGLSFNPYVTQIETHDYMAKLFHGIIQFNNILIDFDRDIWSYISVGYFKQITKAGEIGSSTMPHKVNPIDFENSEGNLGKANGGLSHLSMKLPISRWQRDLTDSTVLRNMGEGLGHSLLAYKSSLQGIAKLQVNEAGLSEDLNQSWEVLAEPIQTVMRRYGVPEPYEKLKELTRGRAVTRESIREFIEGLELPKEAKTNLLNLTPHTYVGAAIELARAVDRAVNLVNGFKALGNDG from the exons ATGGAGTTTGGAGCTTCTTCTAGGGTTTTAAACCCAAATCAGCGGTCCCTCTTCAACCCTATATCAAGCTACCACAAATCAATAGGCCTCTTTTGCTCCTATAACCCTCATCATCCTTCAAACGTGTCGTTTCACATTTCTGCAGCAAATTCTCGCAGAGATTGTATTTGCAAAGCCATCGTCAAAGACAACAGTATTAAATCTGAAAAG GGGAAAAGGATGCCTGGAGAATATTCTCATGACTTTGAGCTCACAAGCTTAACAGCTTTGTCGCCTTTGGATGGTCGTTATTGGAGTAAAGTCAAGGACTTGGCTCCTTACATGAGTGAATATGGCCTAATCCGCTTTCGAGTTCTTGTTGAG ATCAAATGGTTGTTGAAGCTTTCACAAATTCCTGAAGTCACGGAGGTCCCACAGTTCAGTAAAGAAGCTCAATCTTATTTGCAAGGATTGGTTGATGGATTTAGCATGGGTGATGCCTTGGAAgttaaaaatattgagaaagtGACAAACCACGATGTTAAAGCAGTGGAGTATTTCTTGAAACAGAAATGCCAGTCACATCCAGAGATTGCTAAG GTGCttgaattttttcattttgcttGCACATCTGAGGACATCAACAACCTTGCCCATGCATTGATGCTGAAGGAAGCAATGAACACGGTCATATTTCCTGTCATGGATGAATTGATTAACGTTATCTGTAACATGGCCAAGGATAATGCTCATATTGCCATGCTTTCTCGCACTCATGGGCAG CCAGCCTCACCAACAACCTTGGGGAAGGAAATGGCAATTTTTGCTGTCAGGTTAAGCAGAGAAAGGCAGGATATTTCTCAAGTTGAGATAATGGGGAAGTTTGCTGGTGCAGTTGGAAACTACAATGCACATCTCATTGCATATCCTGATATTAACTGGCCTCAAATTGCAGAAGAGTTTGTAAAATCACTTGGACTAAGTTTCAATCCCTATGTGACTCAG ATTGAAACTCATGACTACATGGCAAAGCTTTTCCATGGAATTATCCAGTTCAACAACatattgattgattttgataGAGACATATGGAGCTATATTTCTGTAGGTTACTTTAAGCAG ATAACAAAGGCTGGTGAGATTGGGTCTTCGACCATGCCTCACAAAGTGAATCCTATTGATTTCGAAAATAGTGAAGGTAATCTTGGTAAGGCTAATGGAGGTCTATCTCATCTAAGCATGAAGTTGCCTATTTCCCGATGGCAG CGTGACTTGACTGATTCAACAGTTCTAAGGAACATGGGTGAAGGATTAGGACATTCTCTTCTTGCCTACAAAAGTTCATTACAGGGTATAGCAAAGCTTCAG GTAAATGAAGCTGGCTTGAGTGAGGACTTGAACCAGTCATGGGAAGTGCTTGCTGAACCAATACAGACT GTGATGAGAAGATATGGTGTTCCGGAGCCCTATGAGAAGCTAAAGGAGTTAACAAGAGGAAGAGCGGTTACTAGAGAAAGCATAAGAGAGTTTATTGAAGGGTTGGAATTACCTAAAGAAGCAAAGACCAATCTCTTGAACTTGACCCCACATACTTATGTTGGAGCAGCTATTGAATTAGCGAGGGCTGTTGACAGAGCTGTGAATTTGGTAAATGGGTTTAAGGCCTTAGGCAATGATGGTTAG